From the Ancylothrix sp. D3o genome, one window contains:
- a CDS encoding sulfate/molybdate ABC transporter ATP-binding protein translates to MSILVKDVCKDFGDFKALDKVSLNVKENTLVALLGPSGSGKSTLLRVIAGLEQPDTGAIIINGQDSTFLDVRRRNIGFVFQHYALFKHLTVRQNIAFGLEIRKRSKPEIKREVEELLDLIQLGGLGNRYPSQLSGGQRQRVALARALAVKPQVLLLDEPFGALDAKVRKELRAWLRRLHDEVHVTSVFVTHDQEEAMEVADEIVVMNQGRIEQVGTPAEIYDNPATPFVMKFIGPVNVLPSSTRLFRDNKIESMQSEVFVRPHDIVVQSYSDNATVPATIKRITHLGWEIQLELMLMDEQIIVAHLNREQFAELAPQAGQEVFIKPKDARSFPGLAGKVYQAS, encoded by the coding sequence GTGAGTATTTTAGTTAAAGATGTCTGCAAAGATTTTGGAGATTTTAAGGCTTTAGATAAAGTCAGTTTGAATGTTAAAGAAAATACTTTAGTGGCTTTGTTGGGGCCGTCAGGTTCAGGAAAATCAACGCTGTTAAGGGTGATTGCCGGCCTAGAACAACCCGACACTGGTGCAATTATTATTAATGGACAAGATAGCACGTTTTTAGATGTTCGCCGTCGCAATATTGGTTTTGTTTTTCAACACTATGCTTTGTTTAAGCATTTAACGGTTCGTCAAAACATCGCCTTTGGTTTAGAAATCCGTAAACGTTCCAAGCCGGAAATTAAACGAGAAGTCGAAGAATTGTTAGATTTAATTCAACTGGGTGGATTAGGAAATCGCTATCCATCGCAACTTTCTGGCGGCCAAAGACAACGGGTGGCTTTAGCGCGAGCTTTGGCCGTTAAACCGCAGGTGTTGTTATTAGATGAACCCTTCGGCGCTTTGGATGCAAAAGTGAGAAAAGAGTTGCGTGCGTGGTTACGCCGGCTGCATGATGAAGTTCATGTGACGAGTGTTTTTGTGACGCATGATCAAGAGGAAGCAATGGAGGTAGCAGATGAGATTGTGGTGATGAATCAAGGACGTATTGAACAGGTAGGAACACCGGCAGAAATTTATGATAATCCGGCGACACCTTTTGTGATGAAATTTATCGGGCCGGTGAATGTTTTACCGAGTAGCACACGGTTATTCCGAGATAATAAAATTGAATCGATGCAGAGTGAAGTTTTTGTACGTCCTCACGATATTGTTGTGCAGAGTTATTCTGATAATGCAACTGTGCCGGCAACAATTAAGCGCATTACTCATTTAGGCTGGGAAATTCAATTAGAATTAATGTTGATGGATGAGCAAATTATTGTTGCACATTTGAACCGAGAACAGTTTGCAGAGTTGGCACCGCAGGCCGGTCAGGAAGTGTTTATTAAGCCAAAAGATGCGCGGTCTTTTCCAGGTTTAGCCGGTAAGGTTTATCAGGCTTCTTAA
- the cysW gene encoding sulfate ABC transporter permease subunit CysW yields the protein MQGSLKSFPRNTRGESQKISAKSILIGVAIVYLMLVLFIPAVAVFYEAFHNGFQQFVEATSKREFQHALQMTLTIAAIAVPLNTIFGLCAAWVIARNQFRGRAFLMSIVDLPFAISPVVAGLMIVLLYGRNGWFGPILNSINIKIIYALPGMLIATMFVTLPFVAREVIPVLEEIGPEQEEAARTLGAKDWEIFWRVTIPNIRWGLLYGVLLTNARAMGEFGAISVVSGGIAGRTLTLPSFVEHAYKNYQTEAAFGAAAILALLAVVTLVLKEILERRTHHKHSTH from the coding sequence ATGCAGGGTAGTCTTAAATCTTTCCCCAGAAATACTAGAGGCGAAAGTCAGAAAATATCAGCCAAAAGTATTTTGATTGGCGTGGCAATTGTCTATTTAATGCTTGTCTTGTTTATTCCTGCTGTAGCGGTTTTTTATGAAGCATTCCACAACGGTTTTCAGCAGTTTGTAGAGGCTACGAGTAAGCGAGAATTTCAGCACGCATTGCAAATGACGCTCACCATTGCTGCGATTGCGGTTCCATTAAATACAATTTTTGGATTATGTGCGGCTTGGGTGATTGCGCGTAATCAATTTCGCGGTCGTGCATTTTTAATGAGTATTGTGGATTTGCCCTTTGCAATTTCGCCAGTGGTGGCCGGTTTGATGATTGTTTTGCTTTATGGGCGCAATGGTTGGTTCGGGCCTATTCTCAATTCAATCAACATAAAAATTATTTACGCTTTGCCGGGGATGTTGATTGCTACAATGTTTGTAACTTTGCCCTTTGTCGCACGAGAAGTGATCCCAGTTTTAGAAGAAATTGGGCCGGAACAAGAAGAAGCGGCGAGGACTTTGGGAGCCAAAGATTGGGAGATTTTTTGGCGGGTTACTATCCCTAATATCCGCTGGGGTTTACTCTACGGAGTCTTGCTAACCAACGCAAGAGCGATGGGAGAATTTGGGGCAATTTCGGTGGTTTCAGGGGGAATTGCTGGCCGAACTCTCACTCTTCCTTCTTTCGTAGAACACGCCTACAAAAATTATCAAACTGAGGCTGCTTTTGGCGCTGCTGCTATTCTGGCTTTGCTGGCAGTAGTAACTTTAGTTCTGAAGGAAATTTTAGAACGACGCACGCACCACAAGCATTCGACGCACTAA
- the cysT gene encoding sulfate ABC transporter permease subunit CysT produces the protein MLNSLDRPKLWPTVIEKLQTISWPWTVTIIYLIFMLLLPVTALITKSITVGPAEFWRIATSPEALSAYDVTFFTSLIAAAINGVMGTLVAWVLVRYEFPGKKLIDAAVDLPFALPTSVAGLVLATLYSDKGWIGQFFTPFGIKIAFTRLGVLVAMLFISLPFVVRTLQPVLQEMEKEIEEASWSLGASDWQTFWRVSLPPLVPPILTGIALGFSRAVGEYGSVVIISSSIPYRDLIAPVLIFQRLEQYDYAGATVIGTVLLLVSLAMLLVINGLQQWGRRYAG, from the coding sequence ATGCTCAATTCGTTGGATCGGCCTAAACTTTGGCCAACAGTAATCGAAAAGCTGCAAACAATTTCCTGGCCTTGGACAGTAACAATAATTTACTTAATTTTCATGTTGTTGCTGCCAGTTACCGCACTTATTACGAAATCTATTACAGTTGGGCCGGCAGAATTTTGGCGGATTGCAACTTCTCCTGAAGCACTTTCTGCTTATGATGTGACGTTTTTTACTTCTTTAATTGCAGCCGCTATTAATGGGGTGATGGGGACTTTAGTTGCTTGGGTATTAGTTCGTTATGAATTTCCTGGCAAAAAGCTGATAGATGCTGCTGTTGATTTACCTTTTGCTTTGCCGACTTCGGTGGCCGGTTTGGTGTTAGCTACGCTTTATAGTGATAAAGGGTGGATTGGGCAATTTTTTACACCGTTTGGGATTAAAATTGCTTTTACCCGGTTGGGGGTTTTGGTGGCAATGCTGTTTATTTCGCTGCCGTTTGTGGTGCGGACTTTGCAGCCGGTTTTGCAAGAAATGGAAAAAGAAATAGAGGAGGCTTCTTGGTCTTTGGGTGCATCCGATTGGCAAACTTTCTGGCGTGTTAGTTTGCCTCCGTTAGTTCCTCCGATTCTCACCGGCATTGCTTTGGGTTTTTCGAGGGCAGTTGGGGAATATGGATCGGTGGTGATTATTTCTTCGAGTATTCCTTACAGGGATTTAATTGCGCCGGTGTTGATTTTTCAGCGATTAGAACAATATGATTATGCCGGTGCAACGGTGATCGGAACAGTTTTGTTATTGGTGTCATTGGCGATGCTTTTAGTTATCAATGGATTGCAACAGTGGGGACGTCGTTATGCAGGGTAG
- a CDS encoding NIL domain-containing protein, producing MIDNLRVSAPSLEKENTEQPEDSRLTQTRIRVQIPRQYHQEPVISYLASHYGLQVNILAALLTANSKESGWFELELRGSSQEIDNALIYLSDLNVQLWPRQGEEQDGW from the coding sequence ATGATTGACAATCTCAGAGTATCGGCCCCCAGTTTAGAAAAAGAAAACACTGAACAACCCGAAGATAGCCGCCTAACTCAAACTCGTATTCGAGTGCAAATTCCCCGGCAATACCATCAAGAACCAGTCATCTCGTATTTAGCTTCTCACTATGGCTTGCAAGTCAACATTTTGGCGGCATTGCTAACAGCAAATTCAAAAGAATCTGGATGGTTTGAGCTTGAGTTAAGAGGTAGTTCGCAAGAAATAGATAATGCTCTCATCTATCTTTCTGATTTGAATGTGCAATTGTGGCCGCGTCAGGGAGAAGAACAAGACGGCTGGTAA
- a CDS encoding sulfate ABC transporter substrate-binding protein, with protein sequence MKLELSKFRRRPLLKMTALMVTGMALSGLIAGCSSGSNQTAQGTQGTANKPVKLTLVSYAVTEKAYQQIIPKFVEQWKAKTGQTVEFDQSYGGSGSQTRAVIDGLEADVVALALALDTQKIEKAGLIQPGWEQELPNDAIVHKSVAALVTRDENLKINKWSDLANDNIKLITANPKTSGGARWNFLALWGSVTQAGGTEEQAQSFVERVFKNVPVLPKDAREATDVFYKQGQGNVLINYENEVLLAKAEGKTANYSIPTDYNISIDSPVAVVDANVDKNGTREVAEAFAKFLFTPEAQREFAKVGFRPVDESVATEFAEKYPKIDKLFTVKELGDWKEVQKKFFDDQAIFDKMQAKNAGSR encoded by the coding sequence ATGAAGCTTGAACTCTCAAAATTTCGCCGCCGCCCCCTTCTGAAAATGACCGCGTTAATGGTCACAGGGATGGCCCTAAGTGGGCTGATTGCTGGCTGCTCAAGTGGGAGTAACCAAACAGCACAAGGAACACAAGGAACAGCAAACAAACCAGTCAAATTGACACTTGTTTCCTACGCCGTCACGGAAAAGGCTTACCAGCAAATCATTCCTAAATTTGTTGAACAGTGGAAAGCCAAAACCGGCCAAACGGTGGAGTTTGATCAAAGCTATGGTGGTTCGGGTTCGCAAACTCGTGCTGTGATTGATGGTTTAGAAGCGGATGTGGTCGCTTTGGCGTTGGCTTTAGATACGCAAAAAATTGAAAAAGCCGGTTTGATTCAACCTGGTTGGGAACAAGAATTACCTAATGATGCGATTGTGCATAAATCTGTCGCCGCCCTTGTTACGCGCGATGAAAATTTGAAAATTAACAAATGGTCTGATTTGGCAAATGACAACATTAAATTAATTACAGCTAACCCGAAAACATCAGGGGGTGCGCGGTGGAACTTTTTAGCTTTGTGGGGTTCGGTGACACAAGCGGGAGGAACAGAAGAACAAGCCCAAAGTTTTGTGGAAAGAGTGTTTAAAAATGTGCCGGTGTTGCCAAAAGATGCAAGGGAAGCAACGGACGTTTTTTATAAGCAAGGGCAAGGCAATGTTTTGATTAATTACGAAAACGAAGTTTTGCTGGCGAAGGCAGAAGGAAAAACAGCTAATTACAGCATCCCGACTGACTATAACATCTCAATTGATAGCCCGGTTGCGGTGGTGGATGCGAATGTGGATAAAAATGGGACTCGTGAAGTAGCAGAAGCGTTTGCTAAGTTTTTGTTTACTCCAGAAGCACAGCGAGAATTTGCGAAAGTTGGTTTCAGGCCGGTTGATGAAAGCGTGGCTACAGAATTTGCCGAAAAATACCCAAAAATAGATAAGCTTTTTACCGTCAAAGAGTTAGGGGATTGGAAAGAAGTGCAAAAGAAATTCTTTGATGATCAGGCGATTTTTGACAAAATGCAAGCGAAGAACGCCGGCTCAAGATAA
- a CDS encoding Crp/Fnr family transcriptional regulator, with translation MPKKAKEAETDLLGQLIESNYLFRELDKEWLGQYLPPDSLKLEKLYSSRPVFTAFRPGASLDSLYLLLNGGPVIIRSSPLDRVIAISYPGGCFGMRNLAFSYGKVFTAFPSLVEAYKTTNAIKIPLPAVEAIYNDSQIFQQRYALLFELREKFLYHLLNCSAYPPQAVAALLRALVYQERTLGNQPDKEGVYLFDLPVEVIARASQLNNRTVEQVLKGMQQVGLIESPNKSDTSDDVVRVIDPEGLKEVYSATRDKVSWWPLR, from the coding sequence ATGCCAAAAAAAGCCAAAGAAGCCGAGACAGACTTACTCGGACAACTCATTGAGAGCAATTACTTATTCAGGGAACTAGATAAAGAATGGTTGGGCCAATATTTACCGCCAGACAGCCTCAAATTAGAAAAGCTTTACTCCAGCCGGCCAGTTTTCACCGCTTTTCGCCCCGGCGCTTCCCTCGACTCGCTTTATCTGCTGCTCAATGGTGGGCCGGTGATTATCCGCAGCAGTCCTTTAGATCGCGTCATCGCCATTAGTTATCCGGGGGGGTGTTTTGGAATGAGAAATTTAGCTTTCAGCTACGGAAAGGTGTTTACGGCGTTTCCGAGTTTGGTGGAAGCCTACAAAACAACCAACGCCATTAAAATTCCTTTGCCGGCTGTGGAGGCTATTTATAATGACAGCCAGATTTTTCAACAACGCTACGCACTCTTATTTGAGTTGCGCGAAAAGTTTCTTTATCACTTGCTCAATTGCAGCGCTTACCCGCCGCAAGCGGTGGCTGCCTTGTTGAGAGCGCTGGTTTATCAAGAACGAACGCTAGGCAATCAACCGGATAAAGAAGGAGTTTATCTATTTGATTTGCCGGTGGAAGTCATCGCCAGAGCCAGCCAGCTTAATAATCGCACCGTTGAACAAGTCTTGAAAGGTATGCAGCAAGTAGGCTTAATTGAAAGCCCTAACAAAAGCGATACCTCCGATGATGTGGTGCGAGTGATTGATCCTGAAGGTTTAAAAGAAGTGTATAGCGCCACCCGCGATAAAGTCTCGTGGTGGCCCTTAAGGTAG
- a CDS encoding uracil-DNA glycosylase family protein has translation MSDEKQLSLFDLPVNDDSEEVLTSAQTNFIPKDAKIPIPAGTYLSMTQLAKHCNECYRCELGASRTHAVVGRGNLQANLMIIGEAPGQHEDETGLPFVGRSGQLLEKILASVGFNSEQDIYICNINKCRPPENRVPTPQEIAACKPYLLEQIRLVDPKVILLTGATSVKALTGNKSAISKIRGTWIEWEGRLCMPIFHPSYLLRNPSQEKGSPKWLMWQDIQAVRAKLDEL, from the coding sequence ATGTCCGACGAAAAACAGCTTAGCCTTTTTGACTTGCCGGTTAATGATGACTCTGAGGAAGTGTTGACCTCAGCGCAAACAAACTTTATCCCCAAGGATGCCAAAATTCCTATACCTGCGGGTACTTATCTCAGCATGACTCAATTGGCTAAACACTGCAATGAGTGTTACCGTTGCGAACTTGGGGCAAGTCGGACTCATGCTGTGGTAGGAAGGGGAAATCTTCAAGCTAATTTGATGATTATTGGCGAGGCGCCGGGGCAGCATGAAGATGAAACCGGCTTGCCTTTTGTGGGCAGATCCGGTCAGCTTTTAGAAAAAATTCTCGCTTCGGTTGGGTTTAATAGTGAGCAGGATATTTATATTTGTAATATCAATAAGTGCCGGCCACCAGAAAACCGTGTCCCCACGCCCCAAGAAATTGCCGCTTGTAAGCCTTATTTATTAGAGCAAATTCGTCTTGTTGACCCGAAAGTTATTTTGCTGACCGGCGCCACTTCTGTGAAAGCGCTAACCGGCAACAAAAGTGCGATCAGCAAAATTCGCGGTACTTGGATCGAATGGGAGGGCCGGTTATGTATGCCAATTTTTCACCCATCCTACTTGTTACGAAACCCTTCTCAAGAGAAAGGCAGTCCCAAGTGGTTGATGTGGCAAGATATTCAAGCGGTTCGGGCCAAATTAGATGAATTGTAG
- a CDS encoding phosphoribosyltransferase, whose protein sequence is MLEKPLFCDRTDAGNQLAELVFDAFNQLDTASIAPPIVYALPRGGLPVAVPVARRLSCPLSVILAKKISRQENPELAIGACTAAGDVVWSPNRVVSKLNSQIRDSALQQAQQKAQAQMSQFAPVLPEVNPEGALVILVDDGIATGMTVAVAAKALRAQKPALLWVAAPVAPAEIHDSLCEWADCVLLLATPDRFFSVSRFYEQFPQVEMIEALACLDDHNLWLAGLSQPPT, encoded by the coding sequence ATGCTAGAAAAGCCGTTGTTTTGCGACCGGACGGATGCCGGAAATCAGTTAGCGGAGTTGGTGTTTGATGCTTTTAACCAGCTTGATACGGCTTCCATTGCTCCACCCATTGTTTATGCTTTACCTAGAGGTGGCTTGCCGGTGGCGGTGCCGGTGGCTCGCCGGCTGAGTTGCCCCCTGAGTGTGATTTTGGCAAAAAAAATTTCCCGTCAAGAAAACCCCGAATTAGCTATTGGTGCTTGCACGGCTGCTGGTGATGTTGTTTGGTCGCCTAATCGCGTTGTTAGCAAGCTCAACTCACAAATACGCGACTCAGCTTTACAGCAAGCACAACAAAAGGCGCAGGCTCAAATGAGTCAATTTGCACCAGTCTTACCTGAAGTTAACCCCGAAGGTGCTTTAGTGATTTTAGTTGATGATGGCATCGCCACCGGCATGACTGTAGCCGTCGCCGCGAAGGCATTGCGAGCCCAAAAACCGGCGCTTTTATGGGTGGCGGCGCCCGTCGCACCGGCAGAAATACATGATAGTTTATGCGAGTGGGCAGACTGCGTTTTACTTTTAGCAACGCCGGATCGTTTTTTTAGTGTTAGCCGGTTTTATGAACAATTTCCCCAAGTTGAAATGATAGAAGCGCTGGCTTGTCTGGATGATCACAACCTTTGGTTAGCCGGTCTTTCCCAACCCCCTACTTAA
- a CDS encoding VOC family protein: MVFQCQAALVTLAGANSQSLVEFYRQLLNLDPQPHIPNVYSEFQLPGLRLGIFCPKKSNEQEFSNQAKNGMSLCLQVSDLEAAIKHLHKLGYPPPGEILTASHGREIYAYDPAGNRLIIYQPYSK, from the coding sequence ATGGTTTTTCAATGTCAAGCAGCCCTCGTTACCCTGGCCGGTGCTAACAGTCAAAGCCTTGTGGAATTTTACCGGCAGCTTTTAAATTTAGATCCCCAGCCGCATATTCCCAATGTGTACAGCGAGTTTCAGCTTCCGGGGCTGCGATTAGGAATTTTTTGCCCTAAAAAAAGCAACGAACAAGAGTTTAGCAATCAAGCAAAAAACGGCATGAGTTTGTGTTTACAAGTAAGCGATTTAGAAGCCGCCATAAAACACTTACACAAGCTGGGATATCCGCCCCCAGGAGAGATTTTAACCGCTTCTCATGGCAGAGAAATTTATGCTTATGATCCGGCAGGAAACCGTTTAATTATCTACCAGCCTTATTCAAAATAG
- the psb29 gene encoding photosystem II biogenesis protein Psp29, with the protein MNNVRTVSDTKRAFYTIHTRPINSIYRRVVEELMVEMHLLSVNVDFNYDPIFALGVVTSFDRFMQGYVPEQDKQSIFNAICKALEQDPHKYRQDAERLEAFAKNASIEEIIGWLSQTNVPPSAGDLQPQLEAIAHNSRFKYSRLFAIGLFTLLEVGSPDLIKDEKQRLEVLQKICPALHLPEDKVQKDLDLYRSNLEKMAQARIVLEDTLKADRKKREERAQAVGTTPPSSKE; encoded by the coding sequence GTGAACAACGTCCGCACCGTTTCAGATACCAAGCGAGCTTTCTATACCATCCACACCCGCCCCATCAACTCGATCTACCGGCGGGTGGTCGAAGAATTAATGGTGGAAATGCACTTGCTTTCCGTTAACGTAGACTTTAACTACGATCCAATCTTTGCCCTGGGAGTGGTTACCAGTTTTGACCGCTTTATGCAAGGGTATGTCCCCGAACAAGATAAGCAGTCAATCTTTAATGCCATCTGTAAAGCCCTTGAGCAAGATCCCCACAAATATCGCCAAGATGCAGAGCGTTTAGAAGCCTTTGCTAAAAACGCCTCCATAGAAGAAATCATCGGCTGGTTGAGCCAAACCAACGTTCCACCAAGTGCCGGTGATCTGCAACCGCAACTCGAAGCCATTGCCCACAATTCTCGCTTTAAGTACAGCCGGTTATTTGCCATTGGTTTGTTTACTCTTCTGGAAGTGGGCAGCCCCGACTTAATTAAAGACGAAAAGCAGCGCCTAGAGGTATTGCAAAAAATTTGCCCTGCCCTCCACCTGCCCGAAGACAAAGTGCAAAAAGACCTTGATCTTTACCGTAGTAATTTAGAAAAAATGGCGCAGGCGCGAATTGTCTTAGAAGACACGCTCAAAGCAGATCGCAAAAAACGCGAAGAGCGAGCGCAAGCCGTTGGTACAACTCCACCGAGTTCTAAAGAATAG
- a CDS encoding chromophore lyase CpcT/CpeT gives MSVSTEIMTLAGYLAGEFDNKAQAIEEPAWYVHLRLWKRPLPVQLFSQNSLILFAEQANIVSLDKPYRQRILEIGPSADGGVQVQYHQLKDPAAFRGAGANPELLSRLTPDDMEFLPGCTLKVTQQPLEAGEYQYQATLRPGARCCFTYQEEIRQVSLGFEATPAQLLVYDKGIDPATGKALWGALLGPFRFTKCQDFSRELPIEKS, from the coding sequence ATGTCTGTATCTACTGAAATAATGACTTTGGCTGGCTACTTAGCCGGCGAATTTGACAACAAAGCCCAAGCAATAGAGGAACCGGCCTGGTATGTTCATCTACGGTTATGGAAAAGACCGCTGCCGGTGCAATTATTTTCTCAAAACAGCCTCATCTTATTTGCAGAACAGGCAAATATTGTATCCCTCGATAAACCTTACCGGCAGAGAATCTTAGAGATTGGCCCATCTGCCGATGGCGGCGTCCAAGTGCAATACCATCAACTTAAAGATCCGGCAGCGTTTCGGGGGGCTGGCGCTAACCCCGAATTGCTGAGCCGGTTGACACCCGATGACATGGAATTTTTGCCTGGGTGTACCCTCAAAGTTACTCAACAACCCTTAGAGGCCGGTGAGTATCAATATCAGGCCACCTTAAGACCAGGTGCACGTTGCTGCTTTACATATCAAGAAGAAATCCGCCAAGTGTCCCTCGGCTTTGAGGCGACACCGGCTCAATTACTTGTGTATGACAAAGGAATAGACCCAGCCACAGGCAAAGCGCTTTGGGGCGCACTCCTCGGCCCCTTTCGATTTACCAAGTGCCAGGATTTTTCACGAGAGCTACCCATAGAAAAGTCTTGA
- a CDS encoding STAS domain-containing protein produces MIHIEQKTHTTQDGTTVIVLAPTGRLDITTAWQFRLKLQECISKLSRHIVVNLGQVNFIDSSGLTSLVAGMRDADKVKGSFRICNVHPEAKLVFEVTMMDSVFEIFETEEEALEGVPRAS; encoded by the coding sequence GTGATTCATATAGAGCAAAAAACCCACACAACCCAAGACGGCACAACGGTTATTGTCTTGGCACCCACTGGACGCCTGGACATTACAACAGCTTGGCAATTTCGCTTAAAGTTGCAAGAGTGTATTTCCAAGCTTAGTCGCCATATCGTTGTGAATCTGGGTCAAGTGAATTTTATCGATAGTTCTGGCCTCACTTCACTGGTGGCCGGTATGCGAGATGCAGATAAGGTAAAAGGCAGTTTCCGCATTTGCAATGTCCATCCAGAAGCCAAACTGGTGTTTGAAGTCACCATGATGGATTCTGTGTTTGAGATTTTTGAAACTGAGGAGGAGGCTTTAGAGGGTGTTCCTCGTGCCAGTTAA
- the hemF gene encoding oxygen-dependent coproporphyrinogen oxidase produces MTVSVTSEAITSASLPGKDSRERVSQFMKQLQDEICKGLEELDGQSTFIEDSWERPEGGGGRSRVIREGGVFEQGGVNFSEVWGTQLPPSILTQRPEAAGHGFYATGTSMVLHPRSPYIPTVHLNYRYFEAGPVWWFGGGADLTPYYGFAEDAAHFHTTFKKACDNHHNEYYPVFKKWCDEYFYLKHRNETRGVGGIFFDYQDGFGELYRGPDQNGPAAHHSREIGSPTPRNWEDLFAFIQDCGRSFLPAYQPIVERRRQMEYGENERNFQLYRRGRYVEFNLVYDRGTIFGLQTNGRTESILMSLPPLVRWEYGYQPEANSREAELYNTFLKPQDWANWTPTQHS; encoded by the coding sequence GCCAGGAAAAGACTCCCGCGAACGAGTCAGCCAGTTTATGAAACAACTGCAAGACGAAATTTGCAAAGGTTTGGAGGAGTTGGACGGCCAAAGCACGTTTATTGAGGACTCTTGGGAACGCCCAGAAGGGGGCGGCGGTCGCTCTCGTGTTATTCGTGAAGGAGGAGTATTTGAGCAAGGTGGTGTTAATTTTTCAGAAGTGTGGGGCACTCAGCTACCACCGTCCATTTTGACTCAACGCCCCGAAGCAGCCGGTCACGGATTTTATGCCACCGGCACCTCTATGGTTCTACACCCCCGCAGTCCCTACATTCCTACCGTACACCTCAACTATCGTTATTTTGAAGCAGGGCCGGTCTGGTGGTTCGGCGGTGGGGCAGATTTAACCCCCTATTATGGCTTTGCCGAAGATGCAGCCCATTTTCACACAACCTTCAAAAAAGCTTGCGATAACCATCACAACGAATACTATCCAGTGTTTAAAAAGTGGTGTGATGAATACTTCTATTTAAAGCACCGCAATGAAACTCGCGGCGTAGGCGGCATCTTTTTTGACTATCAAGACGGTTTTGGTGAGCTTTATCGCGGCCCCGATCAAAACGGCCCCGCAGCCCATCACAGCCGCGAAATCGGCAGCCCTACCCCCCGCAATTGGGAAGACTTATTTGCATTTATCCAAGACTGCGGAAGGTCATTTTTACCCGCCTACCAGCCTATTGTTGAGCGCCGGCGGCAAATGGAATATGGCGAAAATGAGCGCAATTTCCAGCTATATCGTCGGGGCCGGTATGTCGAGTTTAATTTGGTTTATGACCGGGGAACGATTTTCGGCTTACAAACTAATGGCCGTACAGAATCGATTTTGATGTCTTTACCGCCTTTGGTGCGTTGGGAGTATGGCTATCAACCCGAAGCCAATAGCCGCGAAGCCGAACTTTACAACACTTTCCTTAAGCCTCAAGACTGGGCAAACTGGACACCCACTCAGCACAGCTAG